A section of the Bradyrhizobium oligotrophicum S58 genome encodes:
- a CDS encoding apolipoprotein A-IV repeat region-like domain-containing protein has protein sequence MANTPKKVKDPTEVALSAIQEALNISDTSAPQDSQGPVHADGAPPVMPTGTSSFDSFDNRPGVDRRSLDEIEPPPLAVRRPANDDRETIGQLLQAIQKGRPSRGVYTMATAFAGIWIAGCVLLTIGFLPALQALIGQSGGVLVLSGLAAVFFAPVLLFYFLASLAWRGQELRMIAQSMAQVAIRFSEPEGAVSDSIVTVGQAIRREVAAMGDGVERAIARAGELEMLVANEVAALERAYSDNEVRIRALLQDIAHQRDNLVGQAEQVRSAISGVQIDLRHDIALISDAIASRVDEVAKSITGALEERGAHITAALGNAGDNMILALGERGGDLLDRLEEASAETTRAVLDASERLTTSLNFKTGHVHDEFADLSDRVHEMLNERIDRITSEFEQRTAAIVDGISVRTEQVHDQLKASGESLLLELELRSGDLVTKIDEASQRMSGHIVTSGEKASESLDATVSSLVAKVVSQTESTHDTLSIQISAFDELVKNQGTELAERFARDSSTLGALITRHITEFDRTVKTYGGDIVERMGQRTQEISDNLKTYVDTFDTRLSSNSGEITATLDQRLNQFETNLQARITTLDSSLDSKIKVFDDSVEGRLKSLEENFDSRATSVTSTIEGRLGTLSNSLTDGAAQVLQAIDSRLTVLTSSLTDGSAQAIQSIDSRLNILTSSLTDGTEKALEAIDQRIHSLSNIIDGRSFELTEAVTARFQDIHQGIETRVGSIASDIDHRVSQFEDLLGSRVEAVAGRIESSGRQASDELMTRAELLSASIRSHVEDAERALTNLVVNTSETIQTGARTAQQALLNVSTDVGSQLKTTSAEVERALTEAGSGAANAVLTSAREAQATLVAASGETADQIKALSADVERTLTAAGSTTAASVLAGAREAQNTLVTASSDAATHVKTLAVDVEQALTAAGSATAASILAGAREVQNTLVSASSNAAEHVKSLAADVQHSLTNAGTETAEAITGGARDAQRALLAASSEAAEQVKALTVDVQRSLSIAGTTTAETITGGAREAQTTLISASSEAANHVKSLASDVERTLAAVGTSTAAAIVDSARDVQSKLVTASTEAAEHVKSLAVDVERTLSSVGADTATSILNSARQAQMSLTATSADAAATLLGSAREAQAVLTTTTTETVAVIVGGAREAQSVLTATSTDTAGQLKTISSEIERAINAVAANTTDAIQSSALNAQSALVAASNEVSTRVKSTSTEIERSVLAAGNSFGSAMTGKTDEIVTYVQQQSERLSQILDGKRGTLVETLNSKTNQLTIEIDRVTTDALKAIEVRGQAFAQTVNGNGSDVARTITSAGELATTAITKSLKELEQASRAAIEQSRQVSVAAVTEMQETSKILRTDTVALFERLREGNILLQEVLTGAHDNLNSLERALVTRVADFVTAMNDVTSRNGTATQNLEEQLSVFNVKTSRALEDLNSLSGQFDAHGKALIEAAAVVEQSNRDATVSISERKTTLESLVTTIDLRTADLDQRLTRFTTLLDESLAAAEERARDIARVVAETAGAGSTALSRQFEAIRANAEEERRLTTSQMQDIYQQSTQEADAMFKQSAEKFATLVSSMKQMTAEMHRELEATRNELRRGVLEMPQEAAESTAQMRKVIVDQIEALAELNRIVAHHGRGLDVVSTSRPAVVAAPAAVIRQEEPAVAAAVGGRPDMRLREPVATSVTNLPPPDLGMQPPAPPPQPRRVEAPPMGPVADQRSDNWLSDLLNRADNSTAGQPQAQAPRGRGAAAQPGNPLESLSLDIARLMDRTLAAEMWDRYQRGETKAFSKRLYTPAGQKAFDEVARKYRADRTFKQTVDRYITEFERLLDEVARDDRNPQALRAQLTSETGLVYTLLAHAAGRLA, from the coding sequence CGTCCGCCGTCCCGCCAATGACGACCGCGAGACCATCGGCCAGCTGCTACAGGCGATCCAGAAGGGACGCCCGTCGCGCGGCGTCTACACGATGGCAACTGCGTTTGCAGGAATCTGGATTGCCGGCTGCGTTCTGCTGACCATCGGTTTTCTTCCCGCGCTGCAGGCGCTGATCGGCCAGAGCGGCGGCGTGCTGGTGCTCTCCGGCCTCGCCGCGGTGTTCTTTGCGCCGGTGCTGCTGTTCTATTTCCTCGCGAGTCTCGCCTGGCGCGGCCAGGAGCTGCGCATGATCGCGCAGTCGATGGCGCAGGTCGCCATCCGCTTCTCCGAGCCGGAAGGTGCCGTCAGCGATTCGATCGTGACCGTCGGCCAGGCCATCCGCCGCGAGGTTGCGGCCATGGGCGACGGCGTCGAGCGCGCGATCGCGCGCGCGGGCGAGCTCGAGATGCTGGTCGCCAACGAGGTCGCGGCGCTCGAGCGCGCCTATAGCGACAACGAGGTCCGCATCCGTGCCCTGCTCCAGGACATCGCGCATCAGCGCGACAACCTGGTCGGCCAGGCCGAGCAGGTCCGCAGCGCCATCTCCGGCGTCCAGATCGACCTGCGCCACGACATCGCACTGATCTCGGACGCGATCGCCTCGCGTGTCGACGAGGTCGCCAAGAGCATCACCGGCGCGCTCGAGGAGCGCGGCGCCCACATCACGGCCGCGCTCGGCAATGCCGGCGACAACATGATCCTCGCGCTCGGCGAGCGTGGCGGCGACCTCCTGGACCGCCTCGAAGAGGCGAGCGCCGAGACCACCCGCGCGGTGCTCGATGCCTCCGAACGCCTGACGACCAGCCTGAATTTCAAGACCGGCCACGTCCACGACGAGTTCGCCGACCTGTCCGATCGCGTCCACGAGATGCTCAACGAGCGCATCGACCGCATCACCAGCGAGTTCGAACAGCGCACGGCCGCGATCGTCGACGGCATTTCGGTGCGCACCGAGCAGGTCCACGACCAGCTCAAGGCCTCCGGCGAGTCGTTGCTGCTGGAGCTCGAGCTGCGCAGCGGCGATCTCGTCACCAAGATCGACGAGGCGAGCCAGCGCATGTCCGGCCACATCGTCACGTCAGGCGAGAAGGCGAGCGAGTCGCTCGATGCGACCGTCAGCTCGCTCGTCGCCAAGGTGGTCAGCCAGACCGAGAGCACGCACGACACGCTGTCGATTCAGATCAGCGCCTTCGACGAGCTGGTCAAGAACCAGGGCACCGAGCTCGCCGAGCGCTTCGCGCGCGACAGCTCGACGCTGGGCGCGCTGATCACCCGGCACATCACCGAATTCGACCGCACCGTGAAGACCTATGGCGGCGACATCGTCGAGCGCATGGGCCAGCGGACCCAGGAGATCTCCGACAACCTCAAGACCTATGTCGACACCTTCGATACCCGCCTGTCGTCCAACAGCGGCGAGATCACCGCGACGCTGGACCAGCGGCTGAACCAGTTCGAGACCAATCTGCAGGCGCGCATCACCACGCTGGATTCCTCGCTCGATTCGAAGATCAAGGTGTTCGACGACAGCGTCGAGGGCCGCCTGAAGTCGCTCGAGGAGAACTTCGACAGCCGTGCGACCTCGGTGACCTCGACCATCGAGGGCCGGCTCGGCACGCTCTCCAACTCGCTGACCGACGGTGCCGCCCAGGTGCTGCAGGCCATCGACTCGCGACTGACGGTCCTGACCTCCTCGCTGACCGACGGCTCGGCCCAGGCGATCCAGTCGATCGATTCCCGCCTCAACATCCTGACCTCGTCGCTGACCGACGGCACCGAAAAGGCGCTCGAAGCGATCGATCAGCGCATCCACAGCCTGTCCAACATCATCGACGGCCGCAGCTTCGAGCTGACCGAGGCCGTCACCGCCCGCTTCCAGGACATCCACCAGGGCATCGAAACCCGGGTCGGCTCGATCGCCAGCGACATCGACCATCGCGTCTCGCAGTTCGAGGACCTGCTCGGCTCGCGCGTCGAGGCCGTGGCCGGCCGCATCGAGAGCAGCGGCCGCCAGGCCAGCGACGAGCTGATGACCCGCGCCGAATTGCTGTCGGCCAGCATCAGGTCGCATGTCGAGGACGCAGAGCGCGCGCTGACCAACCTCGTGGTCAACACCAGCGAGACGATCCAGACCGGTGCGCGCACGGCACAGCAGGCGCTGCTCAACGTCTCCACCGACGTCGGCTCGCAGCTGAAGACCACGTCCGCCGAGGTCGAGCGCGCCCTCACCGAGGCCGGCAGCGGCGCGGCCAACGCCGTCCTGACGAGCGCACGCGAGGCCCAGGCCACGCTGGTCGCGGCGTCCGGCGAAACGGCCGACCAGATCAAGGCGCTGTCTGCCGATGTCGAGCGCACGCTCACGGCGGCGGGCTCGACCACCGCAGCCTCGGTCCTCGCCGGTGCGCGCGAAGCCCAGAACACGCTGGTGACGGCCTCCTCCGACGCCGCCACCCATGTGAAGACGCTCGCGGTCGACGTCGAGCAGGCGCTGACGGCCGCAGGCTCGGCGACCGCGGCCTCGATCCTCGCCGGCGCGCGCGAGGTCCAGAACACGCTGGTGTCGGCCTCCTCCAATGCAGCCGAGCACGTCAAGTCGCTCGCAGCCGACGTGCAGCATTCGCTGACCAATGCGGGGACGGAAACCGCCGAAGCCATCACCGGGGGCGCCCGCGATGCCCAGCGCGCCCTGCTCGCGGCATCGAGCGAAGCGGCCGAGCAGGTCAAGGCGCTCACCGTCGACGTCCAGCGCTCGCTCTCGATCGCAGGGACGACCACCGCGGAAACCATCACCGGCGGCGCCCGCGAAGCGCAGACGACCCTGATCAGCGCCTCGTCGGAAGCGGCCAATCACGTCAAGTCGTTGGCGTCCGACGTGGAGCGCACGCTCGCCGCCGTCGGAACCAGCACGGCCGCCGCGATCGTCGACAGCGCCCGCGACGTCCAGTCGAAGCTCGTCACGGCCTCGACCGAGGCTGCCGAGCACGTCAAGTCGCTGGCCGTCGACGTCGAGCGGACGCTGTCATCCGTGGGCGCCGATACCGCGACGTCGATCCTCAACAGCGCACGCCAGGCGCAGATGTCGCTGACGGCGACCTCGGCGGATGCCGCGGCCACCCTGCTCGGCAGCGCGCGCGAAGCCCAGGCGGTGCTGACCACGACCACGACCGAAACGGTTGCCGTGATCGTCGGCGGCGCACGCGAGGCGCAGAGCGTGCTGACAGCGACCTCCACCGATACGGCCGGCCAGCTCAAGACAATCTCGTCCGAGATCGAACGCGCGATCAATGCAGTCGCGGCGAACACGACCGATGCGATCCAGAGCAGCGCGCTCAATGCGCAGAGCGCGCTCGTCGCGGCGTCCAACGAGGTCTCGACGCGGGTCAAATCCACCTCGACCGAGATCGAGCGCTCGGTGCTCGCCGCCGGCAATTCGTTCGGCTCGGCCATGACCGGCAAGACCGACGAGATCGTCACCTACGTGCAGCAGCAGAGCGAGCGGCTGTCGCAGATCCTCGACGGCAAGCGCGGCACGCTGGTCGAGACGCTGAACTCGAAGACCAACCAGCTCACGATCGAGATCGATCGCGTCACCACCGACGCGCTGAAGGCGATCGAGGTCCGCGGCCAGGCCTTCGCCCAGACCGTCAACGGCAACGGCTCCGACGTCGCCCGCACCATCACCTCGGCCGGCGAGCTCGCGACCACTGCGATCACCAAGTCGCTGAAGGAGCTGGAGCAAGCCTCGCGGGCGGCGATCGAGCAGTCGCGCCAGGTCTCGGTGGCGGCGGTCACGGAAATGCAGGAAACCAGCAAGATCCTGCGCACCGATACCGTGGCGCTGTTCGAGCGTCTGCGCGAGGGCAACATCCTGCTGCAGGAGGTGCTCACCGGCGCCCACGACAACCTCAACTCGCTGGAGCGGGCGCTGGTGACGCGCGTCGCCGACTTCGTCACGGCCATGAACGACGTCACCTCGCGCAACGGCACCGCGACGCAGAACCTCGAGGAGCAGCTCAGCGTCTTCAACGTCAAGACCTCGCGGGCGCTGGAGGATCTCAATTCGCTGTCCGGCCAGTTCGACGCCCATGGCAAGGCCCTGATCGAGGCTGCAGCCGTGGTCGAGCAGAGCAACCGCGATGCGACCGTCTCGATCTCCGAGCGCAAGACGACGCTGGAGTCGCTGGTCACGACCATCGACCTGCGCACCGCAGATCTCGACCAGCGGCTGACCCGCTTCACCACCCTGCTCGACGAGTCGCTGGCGGCCGCCGAGGAGCGGGCCCGTGACATCGCACGGGTCGTGGCGGAAACGGCCGGTGCCGGCTCCACGGCGCTCAGCCGTCAGTTCGAAGCCATCCGTGCCAATGCGGAAGAGGAGCGCCGCCTCACCACGTCGCAGATGCAGGACATCTACCAGCAGAGCACGCAGGAAGCCGATGCGATGTTCAAGCAGTCGGCCGAGAAGTTCGCCACGCTGGTGTCGAGCATGAAGCAGATGACGGCCGAGATGCATCGCGAGCTCGAAGCGACCCGCAACGAGCTGCGCCGCGGCGTGCTGGAAATGCCGCAGGAGGCCGCCGAGAGCACGGCGCAGATGCGCAAGGTCATCGTCGACCAGATCGAGGCGCTGGCGGAGCTCAACCGCATCGTCGCCCATCACGGCCGCGGCCTCGACGTGGTCAGCACGTCGCGTCCGGCCGTCGTCGCCGCCCCCGCAGCCGTGATCCGCCAGGAAGAGCCGGCCGTGGCAGCCGCCGTCGGCGGCCGGCCCGACATGCGCCTGCGCGAGCCCGTGGCGACCAGCGTCACCAACCTGCCGCCGCCGGATCTCGGCATGCAGCCGCCGGCCCCGCCGCCGCAGCCGCGCCGGGTCGAAGCGCCGCCGATGGGCCCGGTCGCCGATCAACGCAGCGACAACTGGCTGTCCGACCTGCTCAACCGCGCCGACAACAGCACCGCCGGACAGCCGCAGGCTCAGGCCCCGCGTGGCCGCGGAGCGGCGGCGCAGCCGGGCAATCCGCTGGAGTCGCTGTCGCTCGACATCGCCCGCCTGATGGACCGCACGCTCGCGGCCGAGATGTGGGACCGTTATCAGCGTGGCGAGACCAAGGCGTTCTCCAAGCGCCTCTACACCCCCGCCGGCCAGAAGGCGTTCGACGAGGTCGCCCGCAAATATCGCGCCGACCGCACCTTCAAGCAGACGGTCGACCGCTACATCACCGAGTTCGAGCGGCTGCTCGACGAGGTCGCCCGCGACGACCGCAACCCGCAGGCGCTGCGCGCCCAGCTGACCTCGGAAACGGGCCTGGTCTACACCCTGCTCGCCCACGCCGCCGGAAGGCTGGCGTGA
- a CDS encoding MlaE family ABC transporter permease produces MKGGPDLQRSGEGNVLSLRATGAWTAPFAPSLERLVADAEKLAGKKVDVSIDVSQVSKLDTFGAWLIERLRRSFTTGTAEARIDGLSANYASLVDEVRRVSVAADGDATSVTITGMLSQIGRSVAGIFGTVAALIDMLGAVIVASGRVLIHPRSFRLTSTIHHLEQVCWRAVPIIVLITFLIGCIIAQQGIFHFRRFGADIFVVDMLGVLVLREIGVLLVAIMIAGRSGSAYTAELGSMKMREEIDALRTMGFDPIEVLILPRMLALVIALPILAFLGDIAALYGGGLVAWFYGGVDPEAFLLRLRDAISIDHFTVGLLKAPVMAAVIGIVACVEGLAVLGSAESLGRHTTSSVVKGIFFVIVMDGVFAIFFAAVGM; encoded by the coding sequence GTGAAGGGCGGCCCCGATCTGCAGCGCAGCGGTGAGGGCAACGTGCTGTCGCTGCGTGCGACCGGTGCCTGGACCGCGCCGTTTGCGCCGTCGCTCGAGCGGCTGGTCGCCGACGCCGAGAAGCTCGCCGGCAAGAAGGTCGATGTCTCCATCGACGTGTCGCAGGTGTCCAAACTCGATACGTTCGGCGCCTGGCTGATCGAGCGGCTGCGCCGCAGCTTCACGACGGGAACCGCGGAGGCGAGGATCGACGGCCTGTCGGCGAACTACGCCAGCCTGGTCGACGAAGTTCGCCGGGTCAGTGTCGCGGCCGATGGCGATGCGACGAGCGTGACCATCACCGGCATGCTGAGCCAGATCGGCCGCAGCGTCGCCGGCATCTTCGGAACGGTCGCCGCGTTGATCGACATGCTTGGCGCGGTCATCGTCGCCAGTGGCCGCGTGCTCATCCATCCCCGCAGCTTCCGCCTGACCTCGACCATCCATCATCTCGAGCAGGTGTGCTGGCGCGCGGTACCGATCATCGTGCTGATCACCTTCCTGATCGGCTGCATCATCGCCCAGCAGGGCATCTTTCATTTCCGAAGGTTCGGCGCCGACATCTTCGTCGTCGACATGCTGGGCGTGCTGGTGCTGCGCGAGATCGGCGTACTGCTGGTCGCGATCATGATCGCCGGCCGATCGGGCAGCGCCTACACGGCCGAGCTCGGCTCGATGAAGATGCGCGAGGAGATCGATGCGCTGCGCACCATGGGCTTCGATCCGATCGAGGTTCTGATCCTGCCGCGGATGCTGGCGCTGGTCATTGCGCTGCCGATCCTGGCCTTTCTCGGCGACATCGCCGCACTCTACGGCGGCGGCCTGGTGGCGTGGTTCTACGGCGGTGTCGATCCCGAAGCGTTCCTGCTGCGCTTGCGCGATGCGATCTCGATCGATCATTTCACGGTCGGCCTGCTCAAGGCGCCGGTGATGGCGGCCGTGATCGGGATCGTCGCCTGCGTCGAGGGCCTGGCCGTGCTGGGCAGTGCGGAATCGCTCGGGCGCCACACCACCTCGTCGGTCGTGAAGGGGATCTTCTTCGTCATCGTCATGGACGGCGTGTTTGCGATCTTCTTCGCAGCGGTCGGGATGTGA
- a CDS encoding ABC transporter ATP-binding protein: MTQAVSDPIIRVRDVTVQFGKTRVLDGLDLDVKRGEILGFVGPSGAGKSVLTRTIIGLVPKLSGNIEVFGVDLDAADRTGRRAVERRWGVLFQQGALFSSLTVRQNIQFPVREYLKVSQRLLDEIMVAKLVMVGLRPDVADRFPSELSGGMIKRVALARALALDPELVFLDEPTSGLDPIGAGDFDELVRTLQRTLGLTVFMVTHDLDSLYTACDRIAVLGNGKIIAAGSMADMQASEHPWLRQYFHGKRARAVMG, encoded by the coding sequence ATGACGCAGGCGGTGTCCGATCCGATCATCCGCGTCCGCGACGTCACCGTGCAGTTCGGCAAGACGCGCGTGCTCGACGGGCTGGACCTCGACGTCAAGCGCGGCGAGATCCTCGGCTTCGTCGGACCGTCCGGTGCCGGCAAGTCGGTGCTGACGCGCACCATCATCGGTCTCGTGCCGAAGCTGTCGGGCAATATCGAAGTGTTCGGCGTCGATCTCGATGCCGCCGATCGTACGGGCCGCCGCGCTGTCGAGCGGCGCTGGGGCGTGCTGTTCCAGCAGGGCGCGTTGTTCTCCTCGCTCACGGTGCGGCAGAACATCCAGTTTCCGGTGCGGGAGTATCTCAAGGTCTCGCAGCGGCTGCTCGACGAGATCATGGTCGCCAAGCTGGTGATGGTCGGATTGCGGCCCGATGTTGCGGATCGTTTCCCGAGCGAGCTGTCCGGCGGCATGATCAAGCGCGTCGCGCTGGCGCGCGCGCTCGCGCTCGACCCGGAACTGGTGTTCCTCGACGAGCCGACCTCCGGCCTCGACCCGATCGGCGCCGGCGATTTCGACGAGTTGGTCCGCACCCTGCAGCGCACTTTGGGACTGACGGTTTTCATGGTAACCCATGATCTCGACAGCCTGTACACGGCGTGCGACCGCATCGCCGTGCTTGGCAACGGCAAGATTATTGCCGCGGGATCGATGGCCGACATGCAGGCTTCGGAGCATCCGTGGCTCCGGCAGTATTTCCACGGCAAACGTGCCCGCGCCGTGATGGGGTAG
- a CDS encoding MlaD family protein produces the protein METRANYVLIGSFTLAVLAAAVGFVLWFQSLHTTKQRSPLRVVFEGPAAGLRNGGSVNFNGIRVGEVISVKLDNPRRVVALAMVENNAPIRKDTLVGLEFQGLTGVAAISLKGGEEAAPPPPLDEDGVPLLRADPTRLQDVTEAIRATLQNINKVVADNQDAVKNSIKNLEVFTQSLARNSERIDGVMSRVDGIMGKADTLMLGLNSLAGGKDGGELFLTVKSIRELAEDFDKRSGALMADGRRTLSDISRAVNNFDRNPTRVLFGASNASPSNAQASQPAPPPAATGRR, from the coding sequence ATGGAAACGCGGGCGAATTACGTCCTGATCGGATCGTTCACGCTGGCGGTGCTCGCCGCGGCGGTGGGATTCGTCCTCTGGTTCCAGAGCCTGCACACGACCAAGCAGCGCAGCCCGTTGCGGGTCGTGTTCGAGGGGCCGGCCGCGGGTCTGCGCAACGGCGGCAGCGTCAATTTCAATGGTATCCGGGTCGGCGAGGTCATCTCGGTCAAGCTCGACAATCCGCGCCGCGTCGTGGCACTGGCGATGGTCGAGAACAATGCGCCGATCCGCAAGGACACCCTGGTCGGGCTCGAATTCCAGGGCCTCACCGGCGTCGCCGCGATCTCGCTGAAGGGCGGCGAGGAGGCCGCGCCGCCGCCGCCGCTCGACGAGGACGGTGTCCCGCTGCTGCGCGCCGATCCGACCCGCCTGCAGGACGTCACCGAGGCGATCCGCGCCACCCTGCAGAACATCAACAAGGTGGTGGCCGACAATCAGGACGCGGTGAAGAACTCGATCAAGAACCTCGAGGTCTTCACCCAGTCGCTGGCGCGCAACTCCGAGCGGATCGATGGCGTGATGTCCCGCGTCGACGGCATCATGGGCAAGGCCGACACCTTGATGCTCGGCCTCAACTCGCTGGCCGGCGGCAAGGACGGGGGCGAGCTGTTTCTGACCGTGAAGTCGATCCGCGAGCTCGCCGAGGATTTCGACAAGCGCTCGGGGGCGCTGATGGCCGACGGGCGGCGAACCCTCTCGGACATCAGCCGCGCCGTGAACAATTTCGACCGCAATCCGACCCGCGTCCTGTTCGGCGCCAGCAACGCCAGCCCGAGCAACGCGCAGGCCTCGCAGCCGGCACCCCCGCCAGCCGCCACCGGACGGCGGTGA